CGGAGCAAATGGTGGGGGGTAGATGGCGACACTTTCCAGACCCATCAGTCGATGCTGGATGCAGGATTTGATGAAGGCATGATGATAGGCGATGTTGACAGGGCCACCCATATCATGCGCTCGGAACTGTTGCGAAGTGGATTATCGTTGACAGAAAGCATTCGTGAGCTGTGCAGGCATTTCGGTATTTCTGCAGGCATTTATCCCATGACTGATGACCCTGTTTCAACATACATAAGCATCCCTGAAGGAAAACTTCATTTCCAGGATTTTTGGGTGGGAAAACGTGGTGAACCTGATGTTCTGGACGTGACAATTGATGGTATTCGGAATGCTTCAATATCTCCTTCTGTATTGGAGCTTCTTGAAAAAGAGGATAATGTCCTGATTGGGCCCAGCAATCCGATTACCAGTATCGGACCAATTATTGCTTTGCCGGGAATGGTTGATATCCTTAAAGGTAAAAATGTGGTTGCAATAAGTCCCATCATCGGGAATGAACCGGTTAGTGGGCCCGCAGGGAAGCTTATGGCAGCAAAAGGATATGATGTATCTTCAAAAGGAGTCGCGGAATGCTATGCTGATTTCCTGGACGTTATGGTAATAGATTCGACTGACACTTCGGATATAAAGGATATTGAGTCTGTCGGCTGTGAAGTCAGGCAGGAAAACACCCTTATGAAATCAGTTGAAGTCAGCGAAAATCTCTCAGAATCAGTCATTCGTATATTCAAGGAATTAAATATATATGGCATAAATTGAAATCATATTAAAAAATTGAATTGCGTCAAAAATTCCAACCGGTATAGTATATATAAGGTTTTAACAAAAATAGTATTGCTACTCTACTCGATCATAATAGTGCCAAAATGGGGGTGGTATGAGCGGGTTGGGGAGTGGGGGTACTTAAAAGAGGTTTTTTACCCGCTCATCTACTTAAACTTTAAGTATTGTTCTTGTATATACACTTTGCGTTTCATTTTTTTATTTTAGACTGTTGAGATGGCATCTACAGGATCCATTTTTGCGGCCTTCTGTGCTGGATAAATCCCCGCAACTAAGTTAAGTGCAAAAACAATTGCAATAGTTAAGGCAATGTCAGAATACCTGATCAAAACGGGTATTGCATCAAATTGGTACAATTCCCC
The DNA window shown above is from Methanohalophilus levihalophilus and carries:
- the cofD gene encoding 2-phospho-L-lactate transferase, producing MIIFSGGTGTPKLLDGLKRVLPHEDIHVVVNTAEDIWVGGNLITPDIDTVLYLFSEKIDRSKWWGVDGDTFQTHQSMLDAGFDEGMMIGDVDRATHIMRSELLRSGLSLTESIRELCRHFGISAGIYPMTDDPVSTYISIPEGKLHFQDFWVGKRGEPDVLDVTIDGIRNASISPSVLELLEKEDNVLIGPSNPITSIGPIIALPGMVDILKGKNVVAISPIIGNEPVSGPAGKLMAAKGYDVSSKGVAECYADFLDVMVIDSTDTSDIKDIESVGCEVRQENTLMKSVEVSENLSESVIRIFKELNIYGIN